The proteins below are encoded in one region of Fibrella aestuarina BUZ 2:
- a CDS encoding DUF349 domain-containing protein yields MEQASLVDEYGYVVDGQVFLKGYLDYPDRRIGEVKRTEQEALDYFKNRFIIAQNKVAQLEDEVEQAQNKGSYLTKLLQLRKKLLSFDAIGDFPPLLDRLDQLEDVLSGLIHTNQLKNLEIKRALIGEAEAIASSDDWKPVADALQEIKTKWIKTGPVDKAIEAEVEEQFQNLLDGFFQRRREFFNEQNKVIQERLDQYDELIRLAERAARNSDIDASYQEIRKLNNAWKNVGEVPIKKGGKLQKRFKRVVQNVFNKYNEVKGIVIQKRVDPRVEQQTRMAEEAEKLAKVPDKEIFNSASRAKELLNAWKEIKVPFKMQDKIVNERFRGACDKIFELSYLIRVLDRKYPAFSVKSTAEQLRTKIREMEYLVKREKSDLQFAMQDIDSLDPENPEDKQVLNKINTQKRKIAMKEQLLREFTRDLSRAE; encoded by the coding sequence ATGGAACAAGCTTCTTTGGTAGACGAATACGGTTACGTCGTAGACGGGCAGGTATTTTTAAAAGGCTACCTCGACTATCCTGATCGCCGGATCGGCGAAGTGAAACGCACCGAGCAGGAAGCACTCGATTATTTCAAGAATCGCTTTATTATCGCTCAAAACAAGGTGGCTCAACTGGAAGATGAGGTTGAGCAGGCGCAGAACAAAGGGTCCTACCTGACGAAGCTGCTCCAGTTGCGCAAGAAACTACTGAGCTTTGACGCCATCGGCGATTTCCCTCCCCTACTCGATCGCCTCGATCAACTCGAAGACGTGCTGTCGGGGCTGATCCATACCAACCAGCTTAAGAACCTGGAAATTAAGCGGGCGCTCATCGGTGAAGCCGAAGCCATCGCCAGCAGCGACGACTGGAAACCCGTTGCCGATGCCCTCCAGGAGATCAAGACCAAGTGGATCAAAACCGGCCCTGTCGATAAGGCCATCGAGGCTGAAGTTGAGGAGCAGTTCCAAAATTTACTAGACGGCTTTTTCCAGCGGCGGCGCGAGTTCTTCAACGAACAGAACAAGGTCATTCAGGAGCGCCTCGACCAGTACGACGAGCTTATCCGACTGGCCGAACGCGCTGCCCGCAACTCCGATATCGACGCGTCGTATCAGGAGATTCGGAAGCTGAACAACGCCTGGAAAAACGTGGGCGAAGTGCCCATCAAGAAGGGTGGCAAACTGCAAAAACGCTTCAAACGCGTGGTGCAGAACGTATTCAATAAGTACAATGAGGTGAAAGGGATTGTGATCCAGAAGCGCGTTGACCCGCGTGTGGAGCAGCAGACCCGCATGGCCGAAGAAGCCGAGAAACTCGCCAAAGTACCCGACAAAGAGATCTTCAACTCGGCCAGCCGGGCCAAAGAACTCCTCAACGCCTGGAAGGAGATCAAGGTGCCGTTCAAGATGCAGGACAAGATCGTGAACGAGCGATTCCGCGGGGCCTGCGACAAAATCTTCGAACTGAGCTACCTGATCCGGGTGCTCGACCGGAAATACCCCGCGTTCAGCGTGAAAAGTACCGCCGAGCAGCTGCGGACCAAGATCCGCGAGATGGAGTACCTGGTAAAACGCGAGAAGAGCGACCTGCAATTTGCCATGCAGGATATCGACAGCCTCGACCCGGAAAACCCCGAAGACAAGCAGGTGCTCAACAAGATCAACACGCAGAAGCGGAAGATCGCCATGAAAGAGCAACTCCTGCGCGAGTTCACACGCGATCTGAGCCGCGCGGAATAG
- the serS gene encoding serine--tRNA ligase — protein sequence MLQIPFIRDNKDVTLAGLRKRNFPNAETLVEQLLTLDQQRRDTQKTLDDTLARQNALAKEIGQLMKSGQKEAADAAKAETATLKSQSKELGDQLAELEQQVQALLVTLPNLPHSSVPEGRSADDNEVVLEWGEKPSLHEGAQPHWELIKRFGPNGGPMIDFELGNKISGAGFPVYKGKAARLQRALINFFLDQAMAAGYVEVQPPIVINEDSGFGTGQLPDKEGQMYYAPADGLYLIPTAEVPITNLYRDVMVTETDLPIQNVGYTPCFRREAGSWGAHVRGLNRLHQFDKVEIVRIEKPENSYAALEGMSQYVQGLLQQLELPYRVLRLCGGDMGFTSALTYDMEVWSAAQSRWLEVSSVSNFESFQANRLKLRAKLESGGGKPTLLHTLNGSALALPRIVAALLENNQSPDGIRIPKVLVPYCGFDVIN from the coding sequence ATGCTACAAATACCCTTCATCCGCGACAACAAAGACGTAACACTGGCGGGGTTACGCAAACGGAATTTTCCCAACGCCGAGACCCTTGTGGAGCAACTGCTGACGCTTGATCAGCAACGCCGCGACACGCAGAAGACGCTCGACGACACGCTGGCCCGGCAAAACGCGCTGGCGAAAGAGATCGGTCAACTGATGAAGAGCGGGCAGAAAGAAGCCGCCGACGCCGCTAAGGCCGAAACGGCAACGCTCAAATCACAATCGAAAGAGCTGGGCGATCAACTGGCCGAGTTGGAGCAGCAAGTGCAGGCGTTGCTCGTAACACTGCCCAACCTGCCTCACAGCAGCGTGCCCGAGGGCCGCTCGGCCGACGACAACGAAGTGGTGCTGGAATGGGGAGAGAAACCGTCTTTGCACGAAGGCGCTCAACCACACTGGGAGTTGATCAAACGCTTCGGCCCGAACGGTGGCCCGATGATCGACTTTGAATTGGGCAATAAGATTTCGGGCGCGGGCTTTCCGGTCTACAAGGGCAAAGCCGCCCGGCTGCAACGGGCGCTGATCAATTTCTTCCTGGATCAGGCGATGGCCGCTGGGTACGTTGAAGTACAGCCACCGATTGTCATCAACGAAGATTCGGGCTTCGGAACGGGCCAACTGCCCGACAAGGAAGGGCAGATGTACTACGCCCCCGCCGACGGCCTGTACCTGATTCCGACGGCCGAGGTGCCCATTACCAACCTGTACCGCGACGTGATGGTGACCGAGACCGACCTGCCCATCCAGAACGTGGGCTACACGCCCTGTTTTCGGCGCGAGGCAGGCTCTTGGGGCGCGCACGTGCGCGGGCTGAACCGCCTCCATCAGTTCGATAAAGTGGAGATTGTACGGATCGAAAAGCCTGAGAACTCGTATGCTGCGCTCGAAGGCATGAGTCAGTATGTGCAAGGCCTGCTGCAACAGCTGGAACTGCCTTATCGGGTGTTGCGCCTGTGTGGGGGCGACATGGGCTTCACATCGGCGCTCACCTACGACATGGAGGTGTGGTCGGCGGCACAAAGTCGTTGGCTGGAGGTCAGCTCGGTCAGCAACTTTGAATCGTTCCAGGCCAACCGGCTGAAGCTGCGGGCCAAGCTCGAAAGCGGCGGCGGTAAGCCAACCCTGCTCCATACCCTCAACGGCTCGGCGCTCGCCCTGCCCCGCATCGTAGCCGCCCTGCTGGAAAACAACCAGTCGCCTGACGGTATCCGTATCCCGAAGGTGCTGGTGCCTTACTGCGGGTTTGACGTAATCAATTGA